Part of the Henckelia pumila isolate YLH828 chromosome 2, ASM3356847v2, whole genome shotgun sequence genome is shown below.
TATTATATTTTAAAgtaacttgtgatttttgatACATCGTACATATTGGATGAATTCTTGGACTGAGAAAATGGTTTGTAATTATGttagttagaaaaatcatatgattaattaaatgatttgtaAATTAAGTTGGTCGGATATTGTatctttactatattattaaatattattaagtaTGAGTATCATAGAAAAACTGTTTTGTTTTTAGTGTCATGGtaaattttcttaaatttttagatTATATCTCACATtcccaaaaaaaattatcatgtcTCATTTCTTTCCGCTTTTTTCTTGGTTTTTCTtctaatcttttttttttcttctattttttttctcaGTCAAATTAAAATTTCCTGACTGCATTTTATCAAATTGGAGTTtttatcaaattatatatttattggaCACGCGTCGTGTGTGTCACGGTGGCTTATAAGCTTTGTACAACGTGTTTATTCGATTGATTTGTAAATTATGTTGATATAAAGTGTTGGTCTAACCATACGATTAATTAATGAGTAAGTTTTGTTCGACAGGTTTGTTCGATAAAGTATTGGTAAGAACCGTCTAAATGTTAACTATTTATTAACTCCAATATCTCAATTTATTTAACTCCGATATCTCAAAGAAGGGAAGTTGTTCGTTGTTTTTGATGTGATTGCAAATGAAATGATATAGTAACACACATTTATTTTTGTTGGAGTGTCTCTCTAAGTTGGATACACATCTGTTAAGAGGCTACAACTGGAAGCTACAAAAGAATTCAACCGGTTGTTACTGGAAGTTAGAGACAGTTAGTATGATGGTTATTCAGTTTTGGAGCTAAATCAGTTGAGTCTTGAATTGATTAGAGGGACTGGAAACCTGGAGGGATGACCGGAACAAGCTGGTATATATACTAAGGGACTCCATCGTGAAAAGAAGGAAATCAATTCAAAGGAGATACAAGAGTGGAAAATCACAGTAGAGAGAGCTGAGAATTGTTCTTGTTGTTTTCGTAAtttttgtaattgaatacttgtTTGATCAATAAAGTGGCTGCCGATTTCTCCCATGGATGTAGACTCATTGAAAGAGTCGAACCACGTAAACTTTGAGTGTTCTTGATTTGTTACTTTCTGCTCTTGTTTTTGTGCTTGGTTGAATAATCGATTGATCATTTCTACTTGAGGGTTGTTCTTGTGGATTGACAATAAATTCTAACAATTCTAaagtttattattatattagttGATAGTATTTTGTTTTGAGACGATATCATAAATCAAAATTGTAAAAGGATCTCGTGAATTTATGTTCTTGGGATTTGTTGACAtatctcatatttataataaaaaataatattttaatataaaaaataatcattttttaatgagttaataatatatttttttaaatgttaaagTTTGCAACTTTATTAAACAACCAAGTTTTTAGATGCAATTTACCAACCGACAAAAAAAGTAAGTAAATGAACAATCACTAGTATACTGGATCTCATTACAACTACGAAGTTAGACGTGTTTGGAAAAGGGCACTACTAAAATGAGTTTTATATAACAATATTATGCTGACAAATCtataacaataattttttttttcctgaatAATGAAAGTTGTTTTATTCAATGTTAAATTTATCCACAAATTTTTAATAACGTAGTACAGTTATCTAAAACTAAAAGCGCACCTGGTAAGATACACGATTTCCAGTCAACAATCGCCGATCATACTCCAACGCATACTTTCGTTGCGTTTTGTCTCTCCACAAATTCAACTTCTTCAATTCAACCCCAAAAGATCACCGGTCTCCGCCTCCCTCCGATCCATTTCCTTCATCATAGAGCAATAGGAATTCCTCTGAAATTCAAAGGATTATCGTAAATTTTCATGATCGGATAAGATGTACAGCAATTTCAAAGAGCAAGCAATCGAGTATGTACGGCAAGCAGTGGCAGAAGACAATTCTGGGAACTACGCAAAGGCTTTCCCTTTGTATATGAACGCGTTGGAGTATTTCAGAACCCATCTCAAGTATGAAAAGAACCCTAAGATTAAGGAAGCTATAACTCATAAATTCACTGAATACTTGCGGCGAGCTGAGGAGATCCGAGCTGTGCTCGACGAGGGCGGTCCGGGGCCAGCGTCGAACGGGGATTCTGCTGTTGCGGCTCGGCCCAAGACCAAGCCGAAAGATGGGAATGATGGGGAGGATGGGGATAGGGAGAAGCTTCGCTCCGGGTTGAATTCGGCTATCATCAGGGAAAAGCCTAATGTTAAATGGAATGATGTTGCTGGGTTGGAAAGCGCCAAGCAAGCGCTTAAGGAGGCTGTTATCCTTCCTGTGAATTTCCCTCAGTTTTTTACTGGTAGAATTTATCTGTTTCtttggattttatttttttatatataattctcTTTTGATTGTCAGTCTTTCTTTGACCTTgagaatttttttgaattttagaaCAAATATTAGAGCTGCTGCAAGGTTGTCATCTTATTGGAAAAATTATAGCCCATGTTTTTCATGATTTACTTTATTGTGTGCTTTCAGGCAAGAGACGCCCATGGAAGGCTTTTCTTTTATACGGTCCACCTGGAACAGGAAAGTCCTACTTAGCCAAGGCTGTTGCCACTGAAGCTGATTCGACGTTTTTCAGGTTACTTATCCAGCCTGTGATCGACTGTGTTTCATGTTGACATAGTTCCCTTCATTCTGCCTCCTATCATCGATCATATTTCTTGTTACATTATCTTATGGACATGcggttttgatatatatatatatatatatatatatatatatatatatatatatatatatatagatagagttcttttatggtgcccaacactatatgcccacttcatgtccaccatgtacaataggtgagttgaccggtacaataggtgagttgacttgtacatggtgggcatgaagtgggcgtatagtgttgggcatcataaaagaactctatatatatatatatatcttgcaGCATTGCTAATTTCAGTATGTTCCTACAGCAATTTCGATTTGGATCGTGGAGAAATCATTGAAATTCATATATATAGTTGAACATGCAAGTTGCAGATTTATGTAACTATTGACttgacttttaatttttttgttgccAAGCATACGCCGTATCTACTATGATGAAATTAGGTAAATATTTGTCATTGTATTTCTTTCTTGAAATTTCGGGAAATTTCAGAATATCCTTTAAATTTCAGGAAATTTTGTAGAAAAAGTTGTAAGTGGGATCTCATTTGGCAGCCTAGAAACCAGAAATTTCTGGATTTAGGAGGAAATTTGAAGCAATTCAACAGCgtttaaatttcagttttttttttaatgttatgCTGTAGAATACTTCATTTGATATCTAGTCCTTGGAGTATATAGAGAGAATCATATTAACATGATTGAGCTAAAGGGGTGTTCTTTTGGTGATCAACGTTTGAAGGGTTTCAGACTGTAGGAAAGTTTCCTTAGCTTCAACATTTTCATCTTCACAAATCAGGGCTCTGCTTTCATTCGTTTTACAGATTACTCCATTGTGAAACATACAATGTTTCTCATTTTTGTTCACGTGTTAGTGTGTGGTTGGGAACGTTTTTCTTGAtacatattttcttttgctgTTTTTCATTCCTTGTGTTTAATGACAAAGTGCTCAGGCCATAAAGTAAGCAAGTGCTTACGACTGTTATTTTTCAGCATTTCTTCGTCAGACTTGGTTTCAAAGTGGATGGGTGAGAGTGAGAAGCTGGTATCTAATCTATTCCAAATGGCTCGTGAAAGTTCTCCATCAATCATATTCATTGATGAAATAGATTCCCTGGCCGGCCAGCGTGGAGAAGGAAATGAGAGTGAGGCTTCCAGGCGAATAAAAACAGAACTGCTGGTGCAGATGCAGGTAACTAACTATTAATAGTTGAAGAATTATTCCTGGGTTGTCCACGAAAAGAAGTTGGATCTTTAGAATGGGTATTCTCCATAACAAACCAATTTGGTGTGTGGTAACTCACCTGATGTGACTGCTACATGCCTGAGTTTagtttaaaatgatttaatggTCCTTTTTTTTAGGAATGCTTTAATGGCGCTTTAAAAATGTTCTTCTGTGTCATTTGGTTTTGAATATCATCCTTCTGTCCCATGCTTTCTTTTGGTGATCTGCGCTGTTgcaaaattggttctctaatcATCTAATAATATATCAACTTTGGATACTTATTTCTGTTTCTTTGTTATTCTATATTTCTGTTAGACGTGGCACTATATAGCTTACCTTCTCTCTCCCTTTTACCACAAATTAATAGGGAGTAGGCCACAATGATGATAAAGTTCTTGTTCTTGCTGCTACAAATACTCCTTATGCGCTTGATCAGGTAATCTATGTTCATGCGGGTTGTGGGGCATGGCAAATTTTTTTCCTAAAGTTGTATGATGTTTCTATAGGCTATCAGGCGACGGTTTGATAAGCGCATTTACATCCCTCTGCCAG
Proteins encoded:
- the LOC140880729 gene encoding protein SUPPRESSOR OF K(+) TRANSPORT GROWTH DEFECT 1-like; its protein translation is MYSNFKEQAIEYVRQAVAEDNSGNYAKAFPLYMNALEYFRTHLKYEKNPKIKEAITHKFTEYLRRAEEIRAVLDEGGPGPASNGDSAVAARPKTKPKDGNDGEDGDREKLRSGLNSAIIREKPNVKWNDVAGLESAKQALKEAVILPVNFPQFFTGKRRPWKAFLLYGPPGTGKSYLAKAVATEADSTFFSISSSDLVSKWMGESEKLVSNLFQMARESSPSIIFIDEIDSLAGQRGEGNESEASRRIKTELLVQMQGVGHNDDKVLVLAATNTPYALDQAIRRRFDKRIYIPLPDLKARQHMFKVHLGDTPHNLTESDFEDLASKTEGFSGSDVSVCVKDVLFEPVRKTQDAMFFREASNGTWMPCGSKQRGAAQITMQQLAAQGLAAKIIPPPISRTDFDKVLSRQRPTVSKADLDVHERFTQEFGEEG